In Ruminococcus sp. HUN007, a genomic segment contains:
- a CDS encoding ATP-dependent helicase, whose amino-acid sequence MEFTEFRKKYNITLNPQQESAVTRADGQTLLLAVPGSGKTTVIVARLGYMLYCKGVKPENILTMTYNVSAAADMKKRFFDKFGCEFEGRIEFRTINGFCAKVIMMYERTRNTSAFSLLDEGKVTKIIKALYVNMTREFPSESTVKELKTKLIYCRNMMLKPDEIRKIKVGEIDFYSFFTAYRNYKSENRVMDFDDQLEFALKILLKNQDILTYCQNRFRYISIDEAQDTSKIQHMIIRLLASRYKNIFMVGDEDQSIYGFRAAYPQALLEFNTVYPEGKVLLMEQNYRSSADIVNKANSFIKQNRCRHDKNMFTENPAGLPVRRIVLKDCKYQYSYIQKMTEDSDDELAVLYRNNESALPIIDIFEKNGIGYRLKENDGVFFSVNCIYDILSILQFAFAPWDAALFLEFYYKIGLKIKKDIVTRSLVKHKNSNISFFRTLEKDDGLEKWHYKLLKETEHNFNHLRKLNSFSAITFILSKMEYGKFMKSRGLDETKVKTLLALANQNPDLSLFLARMTELKNIVTNGSSDPDSKIILSTIHSSKGLEYDNVLLIDVRDGIMPSSSVCGEDEEDMTESQRNDLEEERRLFYVGVTRAKHSLAIFDYEAAYGVKNETAAFTRQLFGIETDKKKKSQKSEKTSTLKIKAPSAADKAKVRKKEEDALKVLKKYKPGTRINHRVYGTGVIEEIKAPICRVLIDGGDIHSFDIVYCISNDIVSIAK is encoded by the coding sequence ATGGAATTTACTGAATTCAGAAAGAAATACAACATAACACTCAATCCCCAGCAGGAAAGTGCCGTTACCCGCGCAGACGGCCAGACCCTGCTTCTTGCTGTACCCGGAAGCGGAAAAACCACTGTTATTGTTGCAAGGCTCGGATACATGCTCTACTGCAAGGGCGTAAAGCCGGAAAACATACTTACAATGACATACAATGTTTCCGCTGCAGCAGATATGAAAAAACGATTCTTTGACAAATTCGGCTGTGAATTTGAAGGCAGAATTGAATTTCGTACCATCAACGGTTTCTGCGCCAAAGTTATAATGATGTATGAACGTACAAGAAATACATCCGCCTTCTCCCTGCTTGACGAAGGAAAAGTGACAAAAATAATAAAGGCACTGTACGTAAATATGACACGTGAATTTCCGTCTGAAAGTACTGTAAAGGAACTGAAGACCAAACTTATCTACTGTCGTAACATGATGCTGAAACCTGATGAGATCAGAAAGATAAAGGTTGGCGAGATCGATTTCTATTCATTTTTTACCGCTTACAGAAACTACAAAAGTGAAAACAGAGTCATGGACTTTGATGATCAGCTTGAATTTGCACTGAAGATCCTTTTAAAAAACCAGGACATTCTCACCTACTGCCAGAACAGATTCAGATATATAAGCATAGACGAGGCTCAGGACACCTCAAAGATACAGCACATGATAATACGTCTGCTTGCAAGCCGCTATAAAAACATTTTCATGGTAGGCGACGAAGACCAGAGCATATACGGTTTCCGTGCCGCATATCCGCAGGCTCTCCTTGAATTCAATACCGTATATCCTGAAGGAAAAGTGCTTCTTATGGAGCAGAATTACCGTTCTTCAGCTGATATTGTAAACAAGGCGAACAGCTTTATAAAGCAGAACCGCTGCCGTCACGACAAGAACATGTTTACCGAAAATCCGGCCGGTCTTCCGGTGAGAAGGATCGTCCTCAAAGACTGTAAGTATCAGTACAGCTATATCCAGAAAATGACCGAGGATTCTGACGACGAGCTTGCTGTTCTTTACAGGAACAATGAATCAGCGCTCCCGATAATAGATATTTTCGAGAAAAACGGAATCGGGTACCGTCTCAAGGAAAATGATGGCGTTTTCTTTTCAGTAAACTGCATTTACGACATTCTGAGCATTCTTCAGTTTGCATTTGCTCCCTGGGACGCCGCTCTCTTTCTTGAATTCTACTACAAGATCGGGCTCAAGATAAAAAAGGATATAGTCACTCGTTCGCTGGTAAAACATAAAAACAGCAATATCTCCTTTTTCCGTACCCTTGAAAAGGATGACGGCCTTGAAAAATGGCATTACAAGCTTCTGAAGGAAACTGAACATAACTTTAATCATTTAAGAAAACTTAACAGTTTCAGTGCAATAACTTTTATTCTTAGTAAAATGGAATACGGAAAGTTTATGAAAAGCCGCGGTCTCGATGAAACAAAGGTAAAAACACTTCTGGCACTGGCAAATCAGAATCCGGATCTCAGCCTTTTTCTTGCCCGCATGACTGAACTTAAGAATATTGTAACAAACGGCTCATCTGATCCGGACAGCAAAATCATTCTTTCAACTATCCACTCAAGCAAGGGACTTGAATATGACAATGTTCTGCTTATCGATGTCCGCGACGGTATTATGCCGTCTTCATCAGTCTGCGGCGAAGATGAAGAGGACATGACCGAATCACAGCGAAATGATCTTGAAGAAGAACGAAGACTGTTTTACGTTGGTGTCACAAGGGCAAAACACTCACTTGCGATATTTGACTACGAAGCCGCATACGGCGTAAAAAATGAAACCGCAGCTTTCACCCGTCAGCTCTTCGGCATTGAAACAGATAAAAAGAAAAAATCCCAGAAGTCCGAAAAAACAAGCACACTGAAAATCAAAGCACCCTCTGCTGCCGATAAAGCAAAAGTCAGAAAAAAGGAAGAAGATGCACTGAAAGTTTTAAAGAAATACAAACCGGGAACAAGAATAAACCACCGTGTTTACGGCACCGGAGTAATAGAGGAAATCAAAGCCCCTATATGCCGCGTCCTTATCGACGGCGGCGACATACATTCGTTTGATATTGTCTATTGCATTTCAAATGATATTGTTTCAATAGCAAAATAA
- a CDS encoding DUF6348 family protein: MASAVLTAEEVKNRILDGGLSELIELKSERKGNSVYIPELKISITPNVHEARDNFVNIVFSVWSDEWETEMIECSVGAGKDTESALGMALGMFAYSFMNGLKNVADNRPAGNVTSYFAGNEHKWTVYASNITGAGKGKPNEVSEYWDLIGKDIVRRLGDQKITYVKVYTSRNGSNVICECRINDVPVPVLSKKLETVTEKWNVDGFVSEKQFFFIIQDDDTMRKYRYAGKEGREKLFNAVAEYMKLYSKINSEEEYMSIVDDTAKITGDRTLAEECHCFIPEICAERVFADFLHIGDDMLLLRPDDQAAEAFRSQLSDYLPLQNAVFRVFNSDILGDTKKKDEVFSQFVSMSSLKNVVDQAREKDATVEGLAVSQIIYHVDIDFELR; encoded by the coding sequence ATGGCATCAGCAGTTTTAACAGCAGAAGAAGTAAAGAACAGAATACTTGACGGAGGTCTTTCCGAACTGATCGAACTTAAGTCTGAAAGAAAGGGAAACTCAGTTTACATTCCTGAACTTAAAATAAGCATAACCCCAAATGTACATGAAGCAAGGGACAATTTTGTGAACATTGTTTTCTCGGTCTGGAGTGATGAATGGGAAACGGAAATGATCGAGTGCAGCGTGGGAGCGGGAAAAGACACTGAATCAGCTCTCGGTATGGCACTCGGTATGTTTGCATATTCTTTTATGAACGGACTTAAGAATGTTGCAGATAACCGTCCGGCAGGAAATGTTACCTCATACTTTGCAGGCAATGAGCATAAGTGGACTGTTTATGCAAGCAATATTACAGGTGCCGGAAAAGGAAAACCGAATGAAGTATCAGAGTACTGGGATCTCATAGGCAAAGATATCGTGCGCAGGCTTGGTGACCAGAAGATCACATACGTAAAGGTCTATACAAGCAGAAACGGTTCAAATGTTATCTGCGAATGCCGTATCAATGATGTACCGGTACCTGTACTCAGCAAAAAACTCGAAACGGTAACGGAAAAATGGAATGTTGACGGTTTTGTATCTGAAAAGCAGTTTTTCTTCATAATTCAGGATGACGACACCATGAGAAAGTACCGTTATGCAGGTAAAGAAGGCAGGGAAAAGCTGTTTAACGCAGTAGCGGAGTACATGAAGCTTTACAGTAAGATAAACTCTGAAGAAGAGTACATGAGCATTGTTGACGATACAGCAAAGATCACCGGAGACCGAACCCTCGCTGAAGAATGCCACTGCTTCATACCGGAAATATGCGCGGAACGTGTTTTTGCTGATTTTCTTCACATTGGTGACGATATGCTCCTTTTAAGACCGGATGACCAGGCTGCTGAAGCTTTCCGTTCACAGCTTTCGGACTATCTGCCTCTGCAGAATGCAGTTTTCAGAGTGTTCAATTCAGATATTCTCGGTGACACAAAGAAGAAAGATGAGGTTTTCAGCCAGTTCGTATCAATGAGCTCTCTTAAAAATGTTGTTGATCAGGCAAGGGAAAAGGATGCCACAGTAGAAGGTCTTGCAGTTTCGCAGATCATTTATCACGTTGACATTGATTTTGAACTGAGATAA
- a CDS encoding GNAT family N-acetyltransferase: MNKVRRAAENDIDRILELLVQVDMVHHNGRPDLFKGPATKYNAEELKAIIGDEKTPVFVCEDEDGRVIGHAFCIHKYQKEDSVMTSISTLYIDDICVDETSRGEGVGRSLYDHVLEYAREHKFYNVTLNVWSCNPGAMKFYETMGMKAQKVVMETIL, from the coding sequence ATGAATAAAGTCAGAAGAGCTGCGGAAAATGATATTGACAGAATACTCGAACTTCTTGTTCAGGTGGATATGGTTCATCATAACGGCCGTCCTGACCTGTTTAAAGGTCCGGCTACCAAGTATAATGCTGAGGAACTTAAGGCAATAATAGGGGACGAAAAAACTCCTGTATTTGTCTGCGAAGATGAAGATGGCAGGGTTATCGGGCATGCCTTCTGTATTCACAAATATCAGAAGGAAGACAGCGTTATGACCAGCATTTCCACGCTGTATATTGATGATATCTGTGTTGACGAAACAAGCAGAGGCGAAGGTGTCGGCAGATCTCTTTACGATCATGTACTTGAATATGCAAGGGAACATAAATTTTACAATGTAACACTGAATGTATGGAGCTGTAATCCCGGAGCAATGAAATTCTATGAGACAATGGGAATGAAGGCTCAGAAGGTCGTAATGGAAACTATACTTTAA
- the ispG gene encoding flavodoxin-dependent (E)-4-hydroxy-3-methylbut-2-enyl-diphosphate synthase: MRNVKKVKLGDLTFGDGHIYIQSMLNVSSDDIEGSVKQAVELEKAGCEIIRAAIPDKNAVALIPAIKEAVNIPLVADIHFDYRLALMAAEAGIDKIRINPGNIGGMDRVKAVADACANRGIPIRIGVNSGSVEKEVLAKYGGPTPDALVESAMNHVKLLNRYDFDDIVISIKSSNVKNMIAAYRKMSETADYPLHLGVTEAGTERMGIIKSSIGIGSLLADGIGETIRVSLTGDPVREVYAARDILKGLGLTDGVEFVSCPTCGRTRIDLIKVAGEVEEALAGVKKNIKVAVMGCVVNGPGEAKEADIGIAGGDGCAVMFRKGEILRKIPEDSIVEELLKEIEKL, translated from the coding sequence ATGAGAAATGTAAAAAAGGTAAAGCTTGGTGACCTGACATTCGGCGACGGCCACATATACATACAGTCCATGCTCAATGTCAGTTCTGATGATATAGAAGGAAGCGTAAAACAGGCAGTTGAACTTGAGAAGGCAGGATGCGAGATCATACGTGCTGCTATCCCTGACAAAAATGCAGTAGCACTTATTCCTGCAATTAAGGAAGCTGTAAATATTCCGCTTGTTGCAGACATCCATTTTGATTACCGTCTTGCACTGATGGCGGCGGAAGCAGGGATAGACAAGATAAGGATCAATCCCGGCAACATCGGCGGAATGGACAGGGTAAAAGCTGTTGCGGATGCATGTGCAAACAGGGGAATACCGATAAGAATCGGCGTGAACTCCGGTTCGGTTGAAAAAGAAGTACTTGCAAAATACGGCGGACCTACACCTGATGCACTCGTGGAAAGTGCAATGAATCATGTAAAGCTGCTTAACCGATATGATTTTGATGACATTGTTATATCCATCAAGTCCTCAAATGTAAAAAATATGATCGCAGCATACAGAAAAATGAGCGAAACAGCGGATTATCCTCTTCATTTAGGAGTTACCGAGGCGGGTACTGAACGTATGGGAATAATCAAGTCCTCTATCGGAATCGGTTCACTGCTGGCTGACGGAATAGGAGAAACGATCAGAGTATCCCTTACCGGTGATCCTGTAAGGGAAGTTTACGCTGCGCGCGATATTCTGAAAGGACTTGGTCTTACTGACGGAGTTGAGTTCGTGTCCTGTCCGACATGCGGAAGAACAAGGATCGATCTTATCAAGGTTGCCGGTGAAGTTGAGGAAGCTCTTGCCGGTGTTAAAAAGAACATAAAGGTTGCTGTAATGGGATGCGTTGTCAACGGCCCGGGTGAAGCAAAGGAAGCCGATATCGGAATTGCTGGTGGAGACGGATGCGCAGTTATGTTCAGAAAAGGTGAGATCCTGAGGAAGATCCCTGAGGACAGCATCGTTGAGGAACTTTTAAAAGAAATTGAAAAACTATAA
- a CDS encoding PolC-type DNA polymerase III translates to MNEFNVLEFLKDFNVEIPENISKGSLFRITYTSDYRTFCFYLKFEELIDAESTMKFERNMCKCLSADNVSIVCRYPSELFTLEYFETLKWKLKRKISAVNGFLDNCDVSMDGDTITIDLKHGGAELLEKSHFTREMSALIKEEFDLDYKVKLTGELEVTKEHHDQLIGETLASLPDHSGQFAASPSPAPSVGGSKDAAKPASFREVQLGGLGLGADFEDGLGKLIRGREIRDPAMPIREAIKTLGTKVTVWGDVFELESKEIKGDRTVFTFTVTDYTGSLLVKVFEKNDKISSSGLDTVKKGTSLVVNGRIDFDNFAKDITIMADSIITAKRVMRKDKAEVKRVELHMHTSMSSMDAVTPAELLVKRAHDWGHPAVAITDHGNVQAFPEAMNTVAGFKDDFKIIYGCEAYVVNDIDIPRILNKDDDRSINDEIIIFDVETTGLSSRSDRLIEIGAVRVKDLQIIDEFDIFVNPGRPIPPNITELTGITGAMVENAPDEAEALRQFMEYCGDRPVLVAHNAQFDTSFINECAKRNGISFEYKFIDTLYLCRAVLKDLAKHKLDTVAKHLKLGKFEHHRAADDARILAKIYIKIIENIKNENNIKVLSDLNSNIEKIDVKKLKSYHQIILVKNQLGLKNLYKMVSYGHLDYFYKKPLMPKSVLEKHREGLIFGSACEAGELFQALVENQPHEKVVELAKFYDYLEIQPHANNAFMLRSGTAKSEEELIDYNKKIVALGEELGLPVVATCDVHFMDKEDDIFRKVLQTGNGFKDNDQPPLFLRTTDEMLGEFTYLGEEKAYEVVVKNTNLIADMIEEVRPIPKGTYTPTIDGAEEDLVRITHDKAHEIYGDPLPEIVEKRLDRELSSIIKHGFAVLYIIAQKLVWNSVEHGYQVGSRGSVGSSFVASMAGISEVNPLCPHYICPKCKYSEFDTSGTYGSGFDLPQKFCPKCGTDMLREGHDIPFETFLGFDGDKAPDIDLNFSGEYQSSAHRYTEQLFGRDNVFKAGTISTVAEKTAFGYAKGYCQDMGLEVNTAEILRLAKGCTGVKKTTGQHPGGMVVVPNDYEVYDFTPVQHPADSADSDVITTHFDFHSLHDTILKLDELGHVVPTLYKHLEDMTGMLIKDVPTSDPDVIRMITDASVLGVDGEDIFCPTGSLGIPEMGTGFTIQMLMDSRPTKFSDFLQVSGLSHGTDVWLGNAKDLIDSGTCTISDVIGTRDSIMTYLLYKGVEPKQAFQIMEDTRKGKAPKTFTPERIQMLRDHDVPEWYIESCLKIKYMFPKAHAAAYVIAAIKLAWFKLHMPLEFYATYFTVRGTDFDATTAVLGREAVHDKIIALREMGNERSAKESATLDTLYIINEMLVRGFSFLPLDLYKSHAYKFLIEDGKIRIPFSSIPGIGGSAANNLYKAAQERNFISIEEFQANSGASKSVIELFEKMGTFGDLPKSSQMTLF, encoded by the coding sequence ATGAACGAATTTAATGTACTTGAATTTCTGAAAGATTTTAATGTTGAAATACCTGAAAACATCTCAAAGGGAAGCCTTTTCAGGATCACATATACCTCAGATTATCGTACATTCTGCTTTTATCTGAAATTTGAGGAACTCATTGACGCTGAAAGTACAATGAAGTTCGAAAGAAATATGTGCAAATGCCTTTCGGCGGATAATGTGAGCATAGTATGCCGTTATCCTTCCGAGCTTTTCACACTTGAATATTTTGAGACACTTAAATGGAAACTCAAAAGAAAAATATCGGCAGTTAACGGATTTCTCGACAACTGTGATGTTTCCATGGACGGAGATACGATCACTATTGATCTTAAGCACGGCGGTGCGGAACTTCTCGAAAAATCACATTTCACCCGTGAGATGTCCGCTCTTATAAAGGAAGAGTTTGATCTTGACTATAAGGTAAAGCTCACCGGTGAACTTGAAGTAACAAAGGAACATCATGATCAGCTGATCGGGGAAACACTTGCTTCACTGCCTGATCATTCCGGACAGTTTGCAGCAAGTCCTTCGCCAGCTCCTTCCGTAGGAGGATCCAAGGACGCTGCTAAACCGGCATCGTTCCGTGAAGTACAGCTCGGCGGACTCGGACTTGGTGCTGATTTTGAAGACGGTCTCGGAAAACTCATAAGAGGCCGTGAAATAAGAGATCCGGCTATGCCGATACGTGAAGCCATAAAGACACTTGGCACCAAAGTCACTGTCTGGGGCGACGTTTTCGAGCTTGAAAGCAAGGAAATCAAAGGCGACAGAACAGTATTCACTTTTACGGTAACCGACTATACAGGTTCACTCCTTGTCAAGGTGTTTGAAAAGAATGACAAAATATCCTCATCGGGACTTGACACGGTTAAGAAGGGAACAAGTCTTGTTGTCAACGGACGCATCGATTTTGACAACTTTGCCAAGGATATCACAATTATGGCTGATTCGATCATTACTGCAAAGCGCGTAATGAGAAAGGATAAGGCTGAAGTCAAGCGTGTTGAACTTCACATGCATACATCCATGTCTTCAATGGATGCTGTCACACCGGCTGAACTGCTTGTAAAGCGTGCTCATGACTGGGGACATCCTGCTGTTGCCATAACTGATCACGGTAACGTACAGGCTTTCCCTGAAGCAATGAATACCGTAGCCGGTTTCAAGGATGATTTCAAGATAATCTACGGCTGTGAGGCCTATGTTGTAAATGATATCGACATTCCGAGAATACTCAATAAAGACGATGACCGCAGTATCAACGATGAGATAATCATATTTGACGTAGAGACTACCGGACTGAGTTCCAGAAGCGACCGTCTCATTGAAATAGGCGCAGTCAGGGTGAAGGATCTCCAGATAATCGACGAATTCGATATATTTGTAAATCCGGGCAGACCTATACCGCCGAATATAACTGAACTAACCGGTATTACAGGTGCCATGGTGGAAAATGCTCCTGATGAAGCCGAAGCACTTCGTCAGTTCATGGAATACTGCGGTGACAGACCGGTACTCGTTGCCCACAACGCTCAGTTCGATACATCATTTATCAATGAATGTGCAAAGCGTAACGGCATCAGCTTTGAATACAAGTTTATCGATACGCTTTATCTCTGCAGAGCAGTACTCAAGGATCTTGCAAAGCACAAGCTCGATACGGTAGCCAAGCATCTTAAGCTAGGCAAGTTCGAACACCACAGGGCAGCCGACGATGCAAGAATTCTTGCAAAGATCTATATAAAAATAATTGAAAACATAAAGAATGAAAATAACATAAAGGTTCTTTCTGATCTTAATTCAAACATTGAAAAAATCGACGTAAAGAAACTCAAGTCATATCACCAGATCATTCTCGTAAAAAATCAGCTCGGACTTAAGAATCTTTATAAAATGGTATCTTACGGCCATCTTGACTATTTCTACAAGAAGCCTCTTATGCCGAAGTCTGTTCTCGAAAAACACAGGGAAGGTCTTATTTTCGGAAGCGCCTGCGAGGCAGGTGAACTCTTCCAGGCTCTTGTGGAGAACCAGCCGCACGAAAAGGTAGTGGAACTTGCAAAGTTCTACGATTATCTCGAGATACAGCCGCATGCAAATAATGCTTTTATGCTGAGAAGCGGTACAGCCAAGAGTGAAGAAGAACTTATCGATTACAATAAGAAGATAGTCGCTCTCGGTGAGGAACTTGGTCTTCCGGTAGTTGCAACATGCGACGTTCATTTCATGGATAAGGAAGATGATATTTTCCGTAAGGTACTTCAGACCGGAAACGGCTTCAAGGACAATGACCAGCCTCCGCTTTTCCTGCGCACCACTGACGAGATGCTCGGCGAATTTACTTATCTCGGTGAGGAAAAAGCCTATGAGGTAGTTGTAAAAAACACAAACCTTATTGCCGACATGATTGAGGAAGTCCGACCGATCCCGAAGGGAACCTATACGCCTACCATTGACGGAGCCGAAGAGGATCTTGTACGTATAACTCATGACAAGGCTCATGAAATTTACGGTGATCCGCTTCCTGAAATAGTAGAAAAACGACTTGACCGTGAGCTTTCATCTATCATCAAGCACGGATTTGCCGTACTTTACATCATTGCCCAGAAGCTTGTATGGAACTCGGTCGAGCACGGATATCAGGTTGGTTCACGAGGATCAGTTGGCTCATCATTCGTTGCTTCCATGGCGGGTATTTCAGAAGTAAATCCGCTTTGTCCGCATTACATCTGTCCGAAGTGCAAGTACAGTGAATTTGATACTTCAGGTACATACGGATCAGGCTTTGACCTTCCGCAGAAATTCTGTCCGAAGTGTGGTACCGACATGCTCAGGGAAGGACACGACATTCCGTTCGAAACCTTCCTTGGATTCGACGGCGACAAGGCACCGGATATCGACCTTAACTTCTCGGGCGAATATCAGTCCTCAGCCCACCGTTATACTGAACAGCTTTTCGGACGTGACAACGTGTTCAAGGCCGGTACTATCTCGACCGTAGCTGAAAAAACTGCCTTTGGTTATGCCAAGGGTTACTGCCAGGACATGGGACTCGAAGTTAATACAGCAGAAATACTCAGACTTGCCAAGGGCTGTACCGGCGTTAAAAAGACTACCGGTCAGCATCCGGGAGGAATGGTCGTTGTTCCTAACGATTATGAGGTATATGATTTCACACCGGTTCAGCATCCGGCTGATTCTGCCGACAGTGATGTTATTACCACCCACTTCGACTTCCATTCACTGCACGATACTATTCTTAAGCTTGACGAACTCGGACATGTCGTTCCGACTCTTTACAAGCATCTTGAAGATATGACGGGAATGCTTATCAAGGATGTTCCTACATCTGATCCTGACGTTATAAGAATGATCACCGACGCTTCCGTTCTCGGGGTTGACGGTGAGGATATTTTCTGTCCTACAGGAAGTCTTGGTATTCCTGAAATGGGTACCGGATTTACCATCCAGATGCTCATGGACTCAAGACCGACAAAGTTCAGTGACTTTCTTCAGGTATCAGGACTTTCGCACGGTACGGACGTATGGCTCGGAAATGCCAAGGATCTTATCGATTCCGGCACATGTACGATTTCTGACGTTATCGGTACACGAGACAGTATCATGACTTATCTGCTTTACAAGGGAGTTGAACCGAAACAGGCATTCCAGATCATGGAGGATACACGAAAGGGTAAGGCTCCTAAGACTTTTACTCCGGAGAGAATACAGATGCTCCGCGATCACGATGTTCCTGAATGGTACATCGAAAGCTGTCTCAAGATCAAGTACATGTTCCCGAAAGCTCATGCGGCGGCCTACGTTATTGCTGCTATCAAGCTTGCCTGGTTCAAGCTTCACATGCCGCTTGAATTCTATGCTACCTACTTCACAGTACGAGGCACGGACTTTGACGCGACCACTGCTGTACTCGGCAGGGAAGCGGTACATGACAAGATCATTGCACTACGTGAGATGGGAAATGAGCGTTCAGCAAAGGAAAGTGCCACACTTGATACTCTTTACATCATTAATGAGATGCTTGTCCGCGGTTTTTCATTCCTTCCGCTTGACCTTTACAAGTCACATGCCTACAAGTTCCTTATCGAAGACGGAAAGATAAGAATTCCGTTTAGCTCGATCCCGGGCATCGGCGGTTCAGCTGCAAACAACCTTTACAAGGCTGCACAGGAAAGAAACTTCATTTCCATTGAGGAATTCCAGGCAAACAGCGGTGCTTCCAAGTCGGTTATTGAACTTTTCGAAAAGATGGGCACATTCGGCGACCTTCCGAAGTCCAGCCAGATGACGCTGTTCTGA
- a CDS encoding site-2 protease family protein produces MNIINILIALLMFSFLVAFHEFGHFAVAKLCGIKVNKFAIGMGPSIFRFVKGETEYSLRLFPVGGFCAMEGEDDDSDDCRAFRKKPVRHRMAVVVAGPVMNLILGFLIAAFTAGFISDVIKTNTVREFYPGAESSQTGLMVGDEILSMDGMHIFTTSDINYKFANSRDGVFDLVVKRDGKKVALDNVKFYRKYFYYIEAPTEEIPYEHYVTFDTREEYDGDEELKEAETNVDFRVCRVENRNFFSVISYGFRDTLSTARLIWISFIDLVRGQYGLNDLSGPVGIVSAIGTVRAYGLESLMSLIMMISVNLGIFNLLPLPALDGGRMVFLIIEGIRRKPVPPEKEGMVHFVGIACLMVLMVIITVGDISKIFAK; encoded by the coding sequence ATGAATATTATCAACATACTTATTGCCCTGCTCATGTTCAGCTTCTTAGTAGCTTTTCATGAATTCGGACATTTCGCCGTTGCAAAGTTGTGCGGCATTAAGGTAAACAAATTTGCCATAGGAATGGGACCGAGTATTTTCCGGTTCGTTAAAGGTGAGACTGAATATTCTCTCAGACTGTTTCCTGTAGGCGGATTCTGTGCAATGGAAGGCGAGGATGACGACAGTGATGACTGCCGTGCTTTCAGAAAGAAGCCGGTCAGACACAGAATGGCAGTTGTTGTTGCAGGTCCTGTGATGAATCTGATTCTCGGATTTCTCATTGCTGCATTTACAGCAGGGTTCATTTCAGATGTAATCAAAACCAATACTGTACGTGAGTTCTATCCGGGTGCTGAAAGCTCGCAGACCGGTCTTATGGTCGGGGACGAAATTCTGAGTATGGATGGCATGCACATCTTTACGACCAGTGATATAAACTATAAATTTGCAAACAGCAGGGACGGAGTTTTTGACCTTGTTGTAAAGCGTGACGGAAAAAAAGTAGCCCTTGATAATGTAAAATTCTACAGAAAATATTTTTACTATATTGAAGCTCCGACCGAAGAAATACCATATGAACACTATGTGACATTTGATACAAGGGAAGAGTATGACGGTGATGAGGAACTGAAGGAAGCTGAGACGAACGTTGATTTCAGAGTCTGCAGAGTCGAAAACAGAAACTTCTTCAGTGTTATAAGTTACGGATTCAGAGATACCCTCAGTACCGCAAGACTTATCTGGATATCGTTTATTGATCTTGTAAGAGGTCAGTACGGATTAAACGATCTTTCAGGTCCGGTTGGTATAGTTTCTGCCATAGGAACAGTAAGAGCATACGGACTTGAAAGCCTTATGTCACTTATTATGATGATATCGGTAAATCTGGGTATATTCAATCTTCTCCCTCTTCCTGCACTTGACGGCGGCAGAATGGTATTTCTTATTATTGAAGGTATCAGAAGAAAACCTGTACCGCCTGAAAAGGAAGGCATGGTCCACTTTGTAGGCATTGCCTGCCTGATGGTTCTCATGGTAATCATAACAGTAGGAGACATCTCAAAGATATTTGCAAAGTGA